A genome region from Streptomyces pratensis includes the following:
- a CDS encoding DUF1707 SHOCT-like domain-containing protein: protein MPLVGEEDRDTAVQRLQDAYAEGIISHEELDERLHRVLTAELQSELVSALALLPAEHPGTTSTIAVAGGRIQRRGVWRVPRILKVESAFGRVRLDLSRAVIEHPIVDIELQLGTGRAKITVPREAVVEGLQTGWKDLRYKARPLTRPGGPKIRISGTMGFGRLKIRHARR from the coding sequence ATGCCGCTGGTCGGCGAAGAAGACCGCGATACTGCCGTTCAGCGCCTTCAGGACGCCTACGCCGAAGGGATCATCTCGCACGAGGAGTTGGACGAGCGCCTCCACCGTGTCCTCACCGCCGAGCTGCAGAGCGAGCTTGTGTCGGCCCTGGCTCTGCTCCCGGCGGAGCACCCTGGCACCACGTCGACGATCGCCGTTGCCGGCGGCCGGATCCAGCGGCGCGGCGTGTGGAGGGTACCTCGGATTCTCAAGGTCGAGTCCGCGTTCGGAAGGGTGCGCCTGGATCTGTCCCGGGCGGTCATCGAGCATCCGATAGTCGACATCGAGTTGCAGCTCGGCACCGGCAGGGCCAAGATCACGGTGCCTCGCGAAGCCGTCGTCGAGGGTTTGCAGACTGGGTGGAAGGATCTGCGTTACAAGGCCCGGCCGCTTACCCGGCCCGGCGGGCCGAAGATCCGTATCTCCGGGACCATGGGATTCGGGCGGCTGAAGATCCGCCACGCCCGGCGTTGA
- a CDS encoding 2'-5' RNA ligase family protein, with the protein MHSIELLPDEMTNRAVGEVWCRLLNDGLPSLAAHRHPTNRPHLTLATAVDLAPEVRLSLARALAVLPIPLHLDGTLRFTGRTNVLAWAVLPEAALLRLHETVWRTLYDSAGCGRLNPIHSPERWKPHVSLARGRGAGWTGSDAELFSQESGEPAGVLAGQWVSARTYDSVVRSTDRLGP; encoded by the coding sequence GTGCACAGCATTGAACTACTGCCCGACGAGATGACAAACCGGGCCGTCGGTGAAGTTTGGTGCCGTCTGCTGAACGACGGCCTGCCGAGCCTTGCGGCACATCGGCATCCGACGAACCGTCCGCACCTGACCCTTGCCACGGCAGTCGATCTCGCACCGGAGGTACGTCTGAGTCTGGCGCGAGCCCTTGCTGTCCTGCCGATCCCGTTGCACCTCGATGGAACGCTGCGATTCACCGGACGGACCAATGTCCTGGCCTGGGCTGTCCTACCCGAAGCGGCGCTGCTGCGTCTGCACGAGACGGTATGGCGAACGCTGTACGATTCCGCAGGCTGCGGACGACTCAATCCCATCCATTCCCCTGAGCGCTGGAAGCCGCATGTCTCACTCGCGCGCGGACGCGGCGCCGGATGGACCGGCTCTGACGCCGAGCTGTTCTCGCAGGAATCCGGCGAGCCGGCAGGCGTCCTGGCGGGGCAGTGGGTGAGCGCCAGGACTTACGACTCCGTCGTTCGTTCCACTGACCGCCTGGGGCCTTGA
- a CDS encoding cold-shock protein, giving the protein MASGTVKWFNAEKGFGFIEQDGGGPDVFAHYSNIASSGFRELQEGQKVNFDVVQGQKGPQAENITPA; this is encoded by the coding sequence ATGGCCAGCGGAACCGTCAAGTGGTTCAACGCGGAAAAGGGATTCGGATTCATCGAGCAGGACGGCGGAGGCCCCGATGTATTCGCTCACTACTCCAACATCGCAAGCTCCGGCTTTCGTGAGCTCCAGGAAGGCCAGAAGGTGAACTTCGACGTCGTCCAGGGGCAGAAGGGCCCACAGGCGGAGAACATCACACCCGCTTGA